The Flavobacterium piscisymbiosum genome includes a region encoding these proteins:
- a CDS encoding DUF6766 family protein: protein MKKFFYHNSLSIVFLLLFIGAFIGQVFFGIEEYNKELLENGGHAVTMSNYLTTGHFIEATFENWESEFLQMALLVWLTIFLKQKGSSESKGFDGDEEVDREPSANRKGAPWPVKKGGVWLWLYKNSLTISLFLLFFASFVLHFYGSLKDENTVNVLKGDPQLSLVDYLGESRFWFESFQNWQSEFLSVFAIIVLSIFLRQKGSSQSKPVDAPHSETGE from the coding sequence ATGAAAAAGTTTTTCTACCATAACAGTTTGTCAATTGTGTTTCTGTTACTTTTTATCGGTGCCTTTATAGGTCAGGTATTTTTTGGTATAGAAGAATATAACAAAGAGCTTTTAGAAAACGGTGGTCATGCAGTTACGATGAGTAATTATTTGACCACCGGACATTTCATAGAAGCTACTTTCGAAAATTGGGAAAGTGAGTTTCTGCAAATGGCTTTGTTAGTATGGCTGACTATTTTTCTCAAACAAAAAGGATCATCAGAATCGAAAGGTTTTGATGGAGATGAAGAAGTGGACCGTGAACCTTCGGCCAACCGAAAAGGCGCGCCATGGCCCGTTAAAAAAGGGGGAGTTTGGCTTTGGCTATATAAAAACTCATTGACAATCAGTTTGTTTTTGCTGTTTTTTGCTTCTTTTGTACTTCATTTTTATGGAAGTCTAAAAGATGAAAATACAGTGAATGTTTTAAAAGGAGATCCACAACTTTCTTTGGTGGATTATTTAGGTGAATCAAGATTTTGGTTTGAATCTTTTCAGAATTGGCAAAGCGAATTTCTTTCGGTTTTTGCTATTATCGTATTGTCTATTTTTTTACGACAAAAAGGATCTTCACAATCTAAACCTGTAGACGCACCTCATAGCGAAACAGGAGAATAA
- a CDS encoding catalase, producing the protein MKNSKKPSQDHADEKQRDLEFNKSNADNQFLTTNQGVKINDNNNSLKAGERGPSLLEDFILREKITHFDHERIPERIVHARGSAAHGYFELYESMEKYTKAGFLNDKSIKTPVFVRFSTVAGSRGSTDLARDVRGFSVKFYTQEGNYDLVGNNMPVFFIQDAMKFPDLIHAVKPEPHHEMPQAASAHDTFWDFISLMPESMHMIMWVMSDRAIPRSLRMMEGFGVHTFRFINKNNESHFVKFHWKPKLGTHAVAWDEAQKISGKNSDFHRQDLWEAIEGGNFPEWELGVQIIPEADEHKFEFDLLDPTKLIPEELVPVQIIGKMVLNKNPDNFFAETEQVAFHPGHVVPGIDFSNDPLLQGRLFSYTDTQLSRLGSPNFHEIPINRTVAPMHNNQRDGHMRQEIPTGRVSYHPNSLGGGCPFQAKIDEGGFSSFNERIDAQKIRERSESFSDHFSQAKLFFNSQTPIEQNHIGDALSFELGKVETKAIRERMLGLISQIDKNLAAKVGKALGMNVPTELEKPINQGVGADDEGKQEPKEVKQSIENSDALSMLKNPTISNTIATRQVAFLCAEGVNAESVKTMKLALKDAGAKAVIIAPHLGTIVSEEGLEIAVDQSYLIAASVLFDAVYIPAGKGILALKNKKEVGEFIKDAYHHCKFIAAEGQGVQVLPLKDDVQKDAGILTSEKIGDKALATSFIKAMGRHRFWEREELLKKE; encoded by the coding sequence ATGAAAAATTCAAAGAAACCAAGTCAGGATCATGCTGATGAAAAACAAAGAGATTTAGAATTTAATAAATCAAATGCTGACAATCAATTTCTGACCACCAATCAGGGAGTGAAAATTAACGACAACAACAATTCATTAAAAGCTGGTGAAAGAGGACCATCTTTACTCGAAGATTTTATTCTTAGAGAAAAAATCACCCACTTTGATCACGAACGTATTCCGGAAAGAATCGTACACGCAAGAGGTTCTGCAGCTCATGGTTATTTTGAATTGTATGAGTCGATGGAGAAATATACCAAAGCGGGTTTTCTTAACGATAAAAGCATCAAAACTCCTGTATTTGTTCGTTTTTCGACTGTTGCAGGTTCAAGAGGTTCAACCGATTTAGCACGTGACGTACGAGGATTCTCGGTTAAATTTTACACACAGGAAGGAAATTATGATTTGGTAGGAAACAATATGCCTGTCTTTTTTATTCAGGATGCCATGAAATTTCCTGATTTAATACACGCCGTAAAACCGGAACCACATCACGAAATGCCTCAGGCAGCTTCTGCGCACGATACTTTTTGGGATTTTATTTCCCTAATGCCAGAATCGATGCACATGATTATGTGGGTAATGAGCGACAGGGCAATCCCGAGAAGTCTAAGAATGATGGAAGGTTTTGGAGTACACACCTTTAGATTCATCAATAAAAACAACGAATCTCATTTCGTAAAATTTCATTGGAAACCTAAATTAGGAACTCACGCCGTAGCCTGGGATGAAGCGCAAAAAATCTCCGGTAAAAATTCCGATTTTCACAGACAGGATTTATGGGAAGCCATCGAAGGCGGAAACTTTCCTGAATGGGAATTAGGTGTACAAATCATTCCTGAAGCCGACGAACACAAATTTGAGTTCGATCTTTTAGACCCAACCAAATTGATTCCGGAAGAATTAGTTCCGGTACAAATCATTGGTAAAATGGTTCTGAATAAAAATCCGGATAACTTTTTTGCCGAAACAGAGCAAGTTGCTTTTCACCCGGGACATGTAGTTCCTGGAATCGATTTCTCGAATGATCCATTATTACAAGGACGTTTATTCTCGTATACAGATACACAATTATCAAGATTAGGAAGTCCTAATTTTCATGAAATCCCAATCAATCGTACTGTTGCGCCTATGCACAACAATCAGCGTGACGGACATATGCGTCAGGAAATTCCAACCGGTCGCGTGAGTTATCATCCTAATTCATTAGGCGGCGGTTGTCCGTTTCAGGCAAAAATCGACGAGGGAGGTTTTAGTAGTTTCAACGAAAGAATCGATGCGCAAAAAATACGTGAAAGAAGCGAAAGTTTCTCAGACCATTTTAGTCAGGCAAAACTTTTCTTCAACAGCCAAACGCCTATTGAGCAAAACCATATTGGAGACGCTTTGTCTTTTGAACTAGGAAAAGTAGAAACAAAAGCCATTAGAGAACGAATGTTGGGATTAATTTCTCAAATCGATAAAAATCTCGCGGCAAAAGTAGGTAAAGCATTAGGTATGAATGTACCAACTGAACTTGAAAAACCAATTAATCAAGGTGTTGGAGCTGATGATGAAGGGAAACAAGAGCCTAAAGAAGTAAAACAATCTATCGAGAATTCGGATGCTTTAAGCATGTTGAAAAATCCAACCATTTCGAATACAATTGCCACCAGACAAGTTGCTTTTTTATGTGCAGAGGGTGTAAATGCAGAATCTGTAAAAACCATGAAACTGGCCTTGAAAGATGCTGGAGCAAAAGCGGTAATTATTGCACCGCATTTAGGTACAATTGTATCAGAAGAAGGTCTTGAAATTGCTGTAGATCAAAGTTATCTTATTGCCGCTTCGGTATTGTTTGATGCTGTTTATATTCCGGCAGGAAAAGGAATTTTGGCACTTAAAAACAAGAAAGAAGTAGGTGAATTTATAAAAGATGCTTACCATCACTGCAAGTTTATCGCAGCCGAAGGTCAGGGCGTTCAGGTTCTTCCTTTAAAAGACGATGTACAGAAAGATGCGGGAATTTTAACCAGCGAAAAAATAGGAGATAAGGCTTTGGCCACTTCTTTTATAAAAGCAATGGGAAGACACCGTTTCTGGGAAAGAGAAGAGTTATTAAAAAAAGAATAA
- a CDS encoding PrgI family protein: protein MENLNFIDPLLHGITPEKSTNKIPNLSAKQLACAGVSTLIVGAVLKKAGQNTIGNLIGGFALPLLASAAYKQFNKISKAKKELTDSSGIEYNH, encoded by the coding sequence ATGGAAAATTTAAATTTTATAGATCCATTATTGCACGGAATTACCCCTGAAAAATCAACGAATAAAATACCTAATCTTTCTGCTAAACAATTGGCTTGCGCCGGAGTAAGCACACTTATAGTTGGTGCTGTATTAAAAAAAGCAGGACAAAACACAATTGGTAACCTTATTGGTGGTTTTGCTTTACCCTTATTAGCTTCAGCAGCTTACAAGCAATTTAATAAAATTTCGAAAGCAAAAAAAGAACTTACTGATAGTAGTGGAATCGAATACAATCACTAA
- a CDS encoding STAS/SEC14 domain-containing protein, producing the protein MIHQIDTTDNIVAFRALAEVTKEDFLSVVVPAVEHLVKQSNEVNFLLVLDTDIQNFTAGAWLQDALLGLKHLGKWNSAAIVTDSDEIITFTNGFSFVVPGEFKGFKKLEFNKALNWVEGNIQIK; encoded by the coding sequence ATGATACATCAAATCGATACAACAGACAATATTGTAGCTTTTAGAGCTTTGGCCGAAGTAACAAAAGAAGACTTTCTTAGCGTAGTTGTTCCCGCTGTAGAGCATTTAGTTAAGCAAAGTAATGAAGTCAACTTTTTATTAGTTCTCGACACTGATATTCAAAATTTTACAGCCGGTGCCTGGTTGCAGGATGCTTTACTAGGATTAAAACATTTAGGAAAATGGAATAGCGCTGCAATCGTAACAGATTCTGACGAAATCATAACTTTTACAAACGGTTTTAGTTTTGTCGTTCCCGGAGAATTTAAAGGATTTAAAAAATTAGAATTCAACAAAGCTTTAAATTGGGTCGAAGGAAATATTCAAATTAAATAA
- a CDS encoding RagB/SusD family nutrient uptake outer membrane protein codes for MKTKTLLSIKFLTLFSFIFLLNSCTDLNEVFLDEIPGNTVSDPAGSLAAAYDRLGDGTFVDHGAIFAMQEYTTDEAILPTRGSDWGDGGKWRDMHEFTWSSTNSIIVGNWDLLTNGITRCITAIQSAEQSAIPEKKLYAAEAKALMAFYTYTTLDLYAQAPYKDPMDTKATLQILKADTQIDKLITDVEALIPDLADIGTQRTYQGRFTKQAAYAFLANMYLNRAVFKDRYNASSNFNFNEPAVTGSTGTDMDRVIYYTSLLIDSGKFSLESDFFKNFARDNNNGKELIFAISQKIDYIRNGSNSFAYVCMERNQRASAANRGTNAACITPEFYASWDGNHDDPRFEQHYQYADGTWFMNDGTDVSVPATDIVPKSSPALPWFHFNRGIQAGLQYGPILLASGSLEMVGNRIKVSPLFMEKSTGTRMNFTPSLTFADPTKSVFAQNEINQGARVFKYEFDPEGGNGNSNVDIPLFRLGGIYAMRAEAYFRKGSAGLAMIDLNKLRTSRKRESLYGNAPGKALTALDSDQLYKELGFELYWELQRRPQSIRFGKFDLAGTAKAASQPFRRAFPIPQTVIDQKVFKQNQGYN; via the coding sequence ATGAAGACAAAGACATTATTAAGCATAAAATTTTTAACATTATTCTCTTTTATTTTTCTTCTCAACAGCTGTACTGATCTGAATGAAGTTTTTTTAGATGAAATACCTGGAAATACAGTTTCAGATCCTGCGGGTTCACTTGCTGCCGCTTATGACAGATTGGGTGACGGAACTTTCGTTGATCATGGAGCCATTTTTGCCATGCAGGAATACACTACAGATGAAGCAATTTTACCAACTCGCGGAAGTGACTGGGGAGATGGCGGAAAATGGAGAGATATGCACGAATTTACCTGGAGCTCTACCAATTCAATCATTGTAGGTAACTGGGATTTATTAACAAATGGTATTACACGTTGTATAACCGCTATACAATCAGCTGAACAAAGTGCAATTCCTGAAAAGAAATTATATGCTGCAGAAGCAAAAGCACTTATGGCTTTTTACACGTATACCACTTTAGATTTATACGCACAAGCTCCATATAAAGATCCAATGGATACAAAAGCCACTTTACAAATTTTAAAAGCAGATACTCAAATAGATAAATTAATTACAGATGTTGAGGCTTTAATTCCTGATTTGGCTGATATTGGAACGCAAAGAACCTATCAGGGAAGATTTACCAAACAAGCTGCTTATGCTTTTTTAGCCAATATGTATTTAAATCGTGCTGTGTTCAAAGATCGTTACAATGCGTCATCAAATTTCAATTTTAATGAACCGGCCGTAACAGGAAGCACAGGAACAGATATGGACCGTGTTATTTATTACACCTCTTTATTAATCGATTCAGGAAAATTCAGTTTAGAAAGCGACTTTTTCAAAAACTTTGCAAGAGACAACAATAATGGTAAAGAACTTATTTTCGCTATTTCTCAAAAAATAGATTACATCCGTAACGGTTCAAACAGTTTTGCTTATGTGTGTATGGAGCGTAACCAGAGAGCATCTGCAGCAAACAGAGGAACAAATGCTGCTTGTATAACTCCCGAATTCTACGCATCATGGGATGGTAATCATGACGATCCAAGATTCGAACAACATTACCAATATGCTGACGGTACATGGTTCATGAACGATGGTACAGATGTAAGTGTTCCCGCAACCGATATTGTACCTAAAAGCAGCCCGGCGTTGCCGTGGTTCCATTTCAACAGAGGAATTCAGGCCGGACTTCAATACGGTCCTATATTGTTGGCTTCAGGATCTCTTGAAATGGTAGGTAACCGTATCAAAGTTTCTCCGTTATTTATGGAAAAAAGTACAGGTACAAGAATGAATTTTACCCCATCATTAACCTTTGCAGACCCAACTAAATCTGTTTTTGCTCAAAACGAAATCAATCAGGGAGCACGTGTTTTTAAATACGAATTCGATCCTGAAGGAGGAAACGGAAACAGTAATGTTGATATTCCGTTATTCCGTCTAGGAGGAATTTACGCCATGAGAGCCGAAGCCTATTTTAGAAAAGGAAGCGCAGGATTAGCCATGATCGATCTTAATAAATTGCGTACCAGCAGAAAAAGAGAATCTTTATATGGCAATGCTCCGGGAAAAGCACTTACTGCTTTAGACTCAGATCAATTGTACAAAGAATTAGGTTTCGAATTGTACTGGGAATTACAAAGAAGGCCACAAAGTATCCGTTTTGGAAAATTCGATTTAGCCGGAACTGCAAAAGCTGCTTCTCAACCCTTTAGAAGAGCATTCCCAATTCCGCAAACCGTTATTGATCAAAAAGTATTCAAACAAAATCAAGGATATAATTAA
- a CDS encoding SusC/RagA family TonB-linked outer membrane protein produces MYFKPSYLNLKSFIFLVLALLTIESGFSKTNSLKKSKIENKIEKATLVSIFSKLSAQTDYKFSYGQAIIADNTTYAVNYTNESVALILSDLSKKANFNYNINGKLVLIQKAAAPKAVPVKAVDKIRVKGKIVDENKLPIPGATVIESGSSNSTVTDFDGVFELSVGEGKNIEVSYVGYTTKVLAAQSGFMTVQLEPSTAELNEVLVVGYGKQAKKDVTGAVTQLEAANFKQGVNVSVDNLLQGKVAGVRVVNTSGEPGAGVNVTIRGVGSIRSGSTPLFVVDGMPLSNDDTSPAGTNVGFGGSTAKNPLNFLNTSDIESITVLKDASAAAIYGARGSNGVVLVTTKKGSKGEGTLTFDSYMGVSTVAHKLDVLDAGQYRNAIKDKAFDHGGNTDWQDVIFRSAITTNNALSFAKQTESGNYYASVAQMNQEGIIHNSNFKRLSGRINAAESFLDNKRLKLKLNLTASQTTDDGVPTSDDGGSNGQLIVHTLMANPTRSVFDANGKYTNFNMNAHYNPAYLLSIYEDQTRTLRVLGNLEASFRIIDGLEYKLNIGVDRSTSERNTTIYPNLTDLNPKGKYVQNNLDSKNSLVEHYLTYNKAFDKHKFEVLGGFSYQKFERSGTSFSIDGISAQGAGVKPSINPGFAGTQSGTTGYAQENELQSYFGRLNYSFDNKYLLTASMRADGSTRFGDNNKYGYFPSFALGWNITNENFLKDSKTINNLKLRASWGQTGNQEVPNKQTKASYSLAGPDGYYLNDDLNLVNGVSVSRTANPDLKWEVVTQYNVGLDFNLWNDRFYGTVDYFNKTTTDAILYIPSTPLSQTKFIWTNIDGKIVNKGIEIMLGSKIIDRKDFTWNVDVNGSTLNNKIENLPLSEILTGAISGPGQSGVNANIYKSGYAAGSFYLLEHTGFDQNGANVFKDQNGDGKIDNSDRIIIEGALPTFYYGFNSDMRYKNFSFSFSIIGQTGGYLLNNTGLNALNINNLASDRNVATGYYESGANPTNSPILSTLFLEKSDFIRLNAARIGYNFDLKGLNWINGLTLYVTGNNLITITNYTGFDPLVNTPKATDGNQSIGIDYAAYPTSRTFSFGATLKL; encoded by the coding sequence ATGTATTTTAAACCTTCTTATTTAAATCTAAAGAGTTTCATCTTTTTAGTACTAGCGTTACTGACCATTGAGAGTGGTTTTAGTAAAACTAATTCATTAAAAAAATCAAAAATAGAAAATAAAATAGAAAAAGCGACACTTGTTTCTATTTTTTCAAAATTGAGCGCGCAAACGGATTATAAATTCAGCTACGGACAAGCTATTATTGCTGATAATACCACGTATGCAGTAAATTACACAAATGAATCAGTGGCATTAATTTTAAGTGATCTTTCTAAAAAAGCCAATTTCAATTATAACATTAATGGTAAATTGGTTTTAATTCAGAAAGCAGCTGCGCCAAAAGCAGTTCCTGTAAAAGCGGTTGATAAAATTAGAGTAAAAGGAAAAATTGTTGACGAAAACAAATTACCAATTCCGGGTGCAACTGTAATCGAAAGCGGGTCTTCAAACTCAACTGTTACTGATTTTGACGGAGTATTTGAACTTTCTGTAGGTGAAGGAAAAAATATCGAAGTTTCGTATGTAGGATATACTACAAAAGTTCTTGCTGCACAGTCTGGTTTTATGACAGTTCAATTAGAACCAAGCACTGCCGAATTGAACGAGGTTTTAGTTGTGGGTTACGGAAAACAAGCCAAAAAAGATGTTACCGGAGCTGTTACGCAATTAGAAGCGGCTAATTTTAAACAAGGTGTAAACGTTTCTGTTGATAATCTATTACAAGGAAAAGTTGCGGGTGTTCGTGTTGTGAATACAAGCGGAGAACCTGGTGCTGGTGTAAACGTTACCATTCGTGGAGTGGGATCTATCAGAAGCGGAAGTACACCTTTGTTTGTTGTTGATGGTATGCCATTGTCTAATGATGATACAAGCCCTGCCGGAACTAATGTTGGTTTTGGAGGTTCAACGGCAAAAAATCCATTAAACTTTTTGAATACAAGTGATATCGAATCGATTACAGTTCTTAAAGATGCATCTGCTGCAGCTATTTACGGAGCAAGAGGATCTAACGGAGTTGTTTTGGTTACCACTAAAAAAGGATCTAAAGGCGAAGGAACATTAACGTTTGACTCTTATATGGGAGTTTCTACTGTTGCTCATAAATTAGATGTTCTTGATGCAGGCCAATATAGAAACGCTATAAAAGATAAAGCATTTGATCATGGCGGAAACACAGATTGGCAGGATGTAATTTTTAGATCTGCAATTACTACAAACAACGCTTTGTCTTTTGCAAAACAAACAGAATCAGGAAATTATTATGCATCTGTTGCACAAATGAATCAGGAAGGAATTATTCATAACAGTAATTTCAAACGTCTTTCGGGTAGAATTAATGCTGCTGAATCATTTTTAGACAACAAACGTTTAAAATTAAAACTGAATCTTACTGCGAGCCAGACTACAGATGATGGCGTTCCTACAAGTGATGATGGTGGTTCTAACGGACAATTGATCGTGCATACTTTGATGGCTAACCCAACAAGATCAGTTTTTGATGCTAACGGAAAGTACACCAATTTTAATATGAACGCGCATTATAACCCAGCTTATTTATTAAGTATTTATGAGGATCAAACGCGTACATTAAGAGTTTTAGGAAATTTAGAGGCTTCTTTCAGAATTATCGACGGATTAGAATATAAATTGAATATTGGTGTAGATCGCTCTACATCAGAAAGAAATACTACAATTTATCCCAACCTTACCGATTTAAATCCAAAAGGTAAATATGTTCAGAACAATCTTGATTCAAAAAATTCATTGGTTGAGCATTATCTAACTTATAATAAGGCATTCGATAAACATAAATTTGAAGTTCTTGGCGGATTCTCTTATCAAAAATTTGAAAGATCAGGAACAAGTTTCAGTATTGATGGAATTTCAGCGCAGGGAGCAGGTGTAAAACCATCTATTAATCCAGGTTTTGCAGGAACACAATCTGGTACAACAGGTTATGCTCAGGAAAACGAATTGCAATCTTATTTTGGAAGATTAAATTACAGTTTCGATAATAAATATTTATTGACAGCTTCTATGAGAGCTGATGGTTCTACACGTTTTGGAGATAATAACAAATACGGTTATTTTCCTTCATTTGCTTTAGGATGGAATATTACTAATGAAAATTTCCTGAAAGATTCTAAAACAATCAATAACCTAAAGCTTAGAGCAAGTTGGGGGCAAACAGGAAATCAGGAAGTACCTAATAAACAAACTAAGGCAAGTTACTCTTTGGCTGGCCCGGACGGATATTATTTAAATGACGATTTAAATCTTGTAAATGGTGTTTCTGTTTCCAGAACAGCAAATCCAGATTTAAAATGGGAAGTTGTTACACAATATAATGTAGGTCTTGATTTTAATTTATGGAATGACAGATTTTATGGAACTGTAGACTATTTTAATAAAACAACTACAGATGCTATTTTGTATATACCTTCAACTCCTTTGAGTCAGACAAAATTTATCTGGACAAATATCGACGGTAAAATTGTTAATAAGGGTATTGAGATTATGCTGGGTTCTAAAATCATCGATAGAAAAGATTTTACCTGGAATGTTGATGTGAATGGATCTACATTAAACAACAAAATTGAAAACTTACCCCTTTCAGAAATCTTAACAGGTGCTATTTCTGGTCCTGGACAATCAGGAGTTAATGCTAATATTTACAAGAGCGGTTATGCGGCTGGTTCATTTTATTTGTTAGAGCATACTGGTTTTGATCAAAATGGAGCAAACGTATTTAAAGACCAGAACGGAGACGGTAAAATTGATAACAGCGACAGAATTATTATCGAAGGAGCTTTACCCACTTTTTATTACGGTTTCAACAGTGATATGAGATATAAAAACTTTAGTTTTTCATTCTCAATTATCGGGCAAACAGGCGGTTATTTGTTGAACAATACAGGGTTGAATGCTTTAAATATTAACAACTTAGCATCAGATCGTAACGTGGCAACAGGATATTATGAGTCAGGGGCAAACCCAACAAACTCACCAATTTTGTCTACGCTTTTCTTAGAAAAGTCTGATTTTATAAGATTAAATGCGGCACGTATAGGTTACAATTTTGATTTGAAAGGATTAAACTGGATTAATGGCTTAACACTGTATGTTACAGGAAATAACCTAATTACAATTACAAATTATACAGGATTTGATCCATTAGTAAATACGCCTAAAGCAACCGACGGAAACCAATCTATTGGAATCGATTACGCAGCTTATCCAACTTCGAGAACGTTCAGTTTCGGAGCAACTTTAAAATTATAA
- a CDS encoding FecR family protein, whose translation MVKRIKHSLEYLINKSSRHKTSRAEEDLLHNFTFSEYQKSNWDTTSMGNPDEVAQDIYDNIQIRIGKKKAFNPYLKYMAAASILFLVGLGFYFKPGITAEKQLSFKTSDTPKSIQLSDGSKIYLAANSSFQYPEKFMGGQRKVSLLKGNAFFEIAKDKKHPFIISSGEIKTRVVGTSFHIQMSKLKCEVIVVTGKVNVSTKGQSVDLVPNEEALFTAQKLTKQMAEKSYLVNWYNTDVTLNQTTLKQVITVLQYKYGVSFQYENKLVLATPLTVFIKKDASLENVLEQINYITNLKFKVYGEIVKVD comes from the coding sequence ATGGTAAAAAGAATCAAGCACAGTTTAGAATATCTTATCAATAAAAGTTCCCGACATAAAACTTCAAGAGCAGAAGAAGATTTGTTGCATAATTTTACTTTTAGTGAATATCAAAAATCAAATTGGGATACAACTTCAATGGGAAACCCGGACGAAGTTGCTCAGGATATTTACGACAATATTCAAATTCGAATAGGAAAGAAGAAAGCCTTCAATCCTTACTTAAAATATATGGCAGCTGCCAGCATTCTTTTTCTGGTTGGTTTAGGGTTTTACTTTAAACCAGGTATTACAGCCGAAAAGCAATTATCATTTAAAACGTCAGATACCCCCAAATCTATCCAATTAAGTGACGGCTCGAAAATTTATCTGGCAGCAAATTCATCATTTCAGTATCCTGAAAAATTTATGGGCGGACAAAGAAAAGTTTCTTTACTAAAAGGAAATGCATTTTTTGAAATAGCCAAAGACAAAAAGCATCCTTTTATTATTAGCTCAGGCGAAATTAAAACGAGAGTTGTAGGAACTTCATTTCACATTCAAATGTCAAAATTAAAATGCGAAGTGATTGTCGTAACCGGTAAGGTAAATGTTTCTACGAAAGGGCAGAGCGTAGATTTGGTTCCAAACGAAGAAGCTTTGTTTACGGCACAAAAATTAACCAAACAAATGGCTGAAAAATCCTATTTGGTCAATTGGTACAATACAGATGTTACGCTCAATCAGACTACTTTAAAACAAGTAATTACGGTTTTACAATATAAATACGGAGTTTCATTTCAATATGAAAATAAGCTCGTATTGGCAACGCCATTAACGGTGTTCATAAAGAAGGACGCATCATTAGAGAATGTTTTAGAACAAATAAATTATATCACAAACCTAAAATTTAAAGTTTATGGCGAAATAGTAAAAGTGGATTAA
- a CDS encoding RNA polymerase sigma-70 factor: MKNPEVFEKTYNDYWKKLNAFSYTMTQDKDLAQNIVQDVFIDLWERKDDITINAIEPYLFRAVKNQVFKHYQNNKFDKTILEDKFEDYIIDNFSSIDPELMDLLYSLLDKLPEKRKEVLLMYKFQDMSIDQIAEELGISKQTVKNQISSALKQLREGLKDLAWLAPYIILHKNF, from the coding sequence ATGAAAAATCCTGAAGTATTTGAAAAAACGTATAATGATTACTGGAAAAAGCTTAATGCTTTTTCGTATACGATGACTCAGGATAAAGACTTGGCGCAGAACATTGTTCAGGATGTTTTTATCGATTTATGGGAACGAAAAGATGACATTACTATAAATGCCATCGAGCCTTATTTGTTTCGTGCGGTAAAAAATCAGGTTTTCAAACATTACCAGAATAACAAGTTCGACAAGACGATTCTTGAGGATAAATTCGAAGATTATATTATTGATAATTTCAGCTCGATCGATCCTGAATTAATGGATTTATTGTATTCCTTATTGGATAAACTTCCGGAGAAACGAAAAGAAGTTTTGCTGATGTACAAATTTCAGGATATGTCAATTGATCAGATTGCCGAAGAACTCGGAATTTCGAAACAAACCGTAAAAAATCAAATTTCTTCGGCCTTAAAACAATTGCGTGAAGGCCTGAAAGACCTTGCCTGGCTTGCTCCATACATCATTTTGCACAAAAACTTTTAA